The following proteins are co-located in the Shouchella hunanensis genome:
- a CDS encoding BCCT family transporter gives MKKNTLTVVFWCSLLLASVFILWGIFLPRNVETVLGAVDGFVASNLGWVYILATTGFVLLALFLIFGPFGKITLGKPGEKPEYSYFTWFAFLFTAGMGVGLVFFGVTEPLTHYYSPPITEANSIAAAEESLLYTLFHWGFHPWATYAIVALALSYFKFRHNSPALISSAFTPLIGKHAQGGIGHSIDILAVFATIFGIATSLGLGASQITAGLSYSFDGIENSTLTTLIVIAVVTVAFILSAASGVDKGIRYLSWMNIVVAIALMIFVFLLGSSVQMIESFTTTVGNYLQNLPSMTFGMNAFTGEREFLNDWTLFYWAWWIGWSPFVGTFIARVSRGRTIREFVIGVMGVPVLFSAIWFSIFGVAGLEMDANQSGGLYQLIMDQGNEVALFAFLESYPMAPVIMGIAILLIASFFVTSADAATFVLGMLTTGGRLNPSVKVKIAWGLILAATAAALLISGGLEALEMAMLIAAFPFVFVVLLMAISLMKALSSEYDILKLESKHRDWDPRYQEESHQELEEMKEEFDKNIPEESIQGEEDDSKER, from the coding sequence GATGGTTTCGTTGCATCGAATCTGGGTTGGGTCTACATATTAGCAACGACAGGTTTTGTTCTCTTAGCATTATTTTTGATTTTTGGCCCATTCGGTAAAATCACATTAGGAAAACCAGGCGAAAAACCGGAATACAGTTATTTTACTTGGTTTGCTTTTTTGTTCACTGCTGGCATGGGTGTCGGACTTGTGTTCTTCGGGGTGACAGAGCCGTTAACCCATTATTACAGCCCACCAATAACAGAAGCCAATAGTATCGCGGCCGCTGAAGAATCGCTCTTATATACATTATTTCATTGGGGGTTTCACCCGTGGGCAACGTATGCGATTGTGGCTTTAGCCCTTTCTTATTTTAAATTTAGACATAATTCACCTGCGCTTATTTCTTCGGCCTTTACGCCGTTAATTGGAAAGCATGCGCAAGGTGGAATCGGTCATAGTATTGACATCTTAGCTGTCTTTGCAACGATTTTTGGTATTGCTACATCGTTAGGGCTAGGGGCATCGCAAATTACGGCGGGGTTAAGCTATAGCTTTGACGGAATAGAGAATTCGACTTTAACGACACTAATTGTGATTGCTGTCGTAACGGTTGCGTTTATTTTATCCGCGGCATCTGGAGTTGACAAAGGCATTCGGTACCTTAGCTGGATGAATATCGTTGTGGCCATTGCACTTATGATATTTGTCTTTCTTCTAGGATCTAGCGTTCAGATGATCGAATCATTCACAACAACAGTAGGAAACTACCTTCAAAATCTCCCTAGTATGACATTTGGTATGAACGCTTTTACAGGTGAGCGTGAATTTCTTAATGATTGGACTTTGTTTTATTGGGCATGGTGGATTGGGTGGTCTCCTTTTGTAGGAACATTTATAGCTCGTGTGTCAAGAGGAAGAACCATTCGTGAGTTTGTTATTGGTGTAATGGGTGTGCCAGTTTTGTTTAGTGCAATTTGGTTTTCCATTTTCGGTGTTGCAGGTTTAGAAATGGATGCTAATCAAAGTGGCGGCTTATATCAATTAATTATGGATCAAGGGAATGAAGTGGCGTTATTTGCCTTTTTAGAGTCGTATCCGATGGCGCCAGTAATCATGGGAATAGCCATTTTACTTATTGCCTCCTTTTTTGTTACATCTGCTGATGCAGCAACATTCGTATTAGGTATGTTGACAACAGGTGGAAGGCTCAACCCGAGTGTGAAAGTGAAAATCGCTTGGGGTCTTATTTTAGCAGCTACAGCAGCAGCTCTCTTGATATCTGGTGGTTTAGAAGCATTGGAGATGGCAATGCTTATAGCTGCATTCCCGTTCGTATTTGTTGTTTTATTGATGGCCATCTCGTTAATGAAGGCATTAAGTAGTGAGTATGACATTTTAAAACTGGAAAGCAAACATCGGGATTGGGATCCGAGGTATCAAGAAGAATCACATCAAGAATTAGAAGAAATGAAGGAAGAATTTGATAAGAACATTCCTGAAGAATCCATTCAAGGTGAAGAAGACGACAGCAAGGAACGGTAA
- a CDS encoding carbohydrate ABC transporter permease: MFTKREKWWGYAFIAPQMIGMILFSLLPLLFAFGISFMNWDGFGERTFVGLENYIAQFQDSNFRAALRNTTIYSLIVIPGGIAAALLSALALNKVKGKDFYRMFFFMPVVTSSVSIAVIWMWLLNGDFGLINQVLASVGIDGPNWLTDRRFVLPSIAMLSIWWGLGTNMVIFLAGLQGISRSYYEAAEIDGASAWQKFKNITMPLLSPTTFFVAIMTVIGSFQVFDQAYVMTQGGPGNASYTLVLHIFDEAFTRSSFGTSTSAAMILFVIILIFTLIQFTVSRKWVHYEDNGR; encoded by the coding sequence TTGTTTACAAAACGTGAAAAGTGGTGGGGATACGCGTTTATTGCACCACAGATGATTGGAATGATTCTCTTTTCTTTATTACCGCTACTATTCGCTTTTGGTATAAGCTTTATGAATTGGGACGGTTTCGGTGAACGAACCTTTGTCGGACTTGAAAATTACATTGCACAATTTCAAGATAGTAATTTTCGAGCGGCGTTACGAAATACAACCATTTACTCGCTAATCGTCATACCTGGGGGGATAGCCGCTGCACTTCTTTCTGCTTTAGCCCTTAATAAAGTGAAGGGAAAAGATTTTTATCGGATGTTCTTCTTTATGCCAGTCGTGACAAGCTCCGTGTCCATCGCAGTCATTTGGATGTGGTTGTTAAACGGTGATTTTGGCTTAATTAATCAAGTGCTTGCGTCAGTTGGTATTGATGGGCCAAACTGGTTAACGGATCGACGCTTTGTGCTTCCATCAATCGCGATGCTAAGTATTTGGTGGGGACTTGGGACGAACATGGTTATCTTCTTAGCTGGTCTTCAAGGTATTTCAAGAAGTTATTATGAAGCAGCTGAAATTGACGGCGCTTCAGCTTGGCAGAAATTTAAAAACATTACGATGCCATTATTATCTCCAACAACGTTCTTTGTTGCGATTATGACAGTAATTGGTTCATTCCAAGTGTTTGACCAAGCATATGTCATGACGCAAGGGGGACCAGGAAACGCCAGTTATACACTCGTTCTTCATATTTTTGATGAAGCCTTTACACGAAGTTCTTTCGGTACGAGTACCTCTGCAGCTATGATTTTATTCGTCATTATTTTAATCTTTACCTTAATCCAGTTTACGGTTTCAAGAAAGTGGGTGCACTATGAAGACAACGGCAGATAA
- the tenA gene encoding thiaminase II → MSFTQRIRLRADAVWKASHDHPFVQGIGNGTLPKESFKYYMKQDYKYLIEYSKVMAMGAVLAPDLKTMSGFAAALDETLNTEMELHRTYAERLGVSREELEATVPGPVTLAYSSAMLAEAQKGSLAELIAAILPCAWSYYEIGKALATLPGALDHEYYGEWVRMYSSEDFGSIADWLIDTLDQLAESKSEEELERLEEIFLNTSRYEYMFWDMAYKQESWPVE, encoded by the coding sequence ATGTCATTTACACAACGTATTCGCTTACGTGCAGATGCCGTTTGGAAAGCTAGCCATGACCATCCGTTTGTTCAAGGCATTGGTAATGGTACATTACCGAAAGAATCCTTTAAGTACTATATGAAGCAAGACTATAAGTATTTAATTGAGTATTCAAAAGTCATGGCGATGGGAGCGGTGCTCGCACCTGATTTAAAAACAATGTCAGGCTTTGCTGCTGCACTTGACGAAACGTTAAATACAGAGATGGAACTTCATCGTACGTACGCTGAACGACTTGGCGTGAGTCGAGAGGAATTAGAAGCGACTGTACCAGGACCAGTTACGTTAGCTTACAGCAGTGCGATGCTAGCAGAAGCACAAAAAGGGTCTCTTGCTGAATTAATCGCAGCGATTTTACCGTGTGCTTGGAGTTATTATGAGATTGGAAAAGCGCTTGCGACATTACCAGGGGCGCTAGACCATGAATATTATGGAGAATGGGTACGAATGTATTCATCAGAGGATTTTGGTTCCATCGCCGACTGGTTAATTGATACGTTAGACCAGCTTGCTGAATCAAAATCAGAAGAAGAACTTGAACGATTAGAGGAGATTTTCTTAAATACGAGCCGTTATGAATATATGTTTTGGGATATGGCTTATAAACAAGAAAGTTGGCCTGTAGAGTAA
- a CDS encoding ABC transporter substrate-binding protein → MKKVFGVGFVSALAITTLAACGSGSDSSTGSNGDAVELSFSAWGNPAELDVYNRAVDAFNEMQDDIEVTLTGLPNDNYFQTLTTRLQGGQAPDVFYVGAENISTLMSNGTIEPLSDFLDSGDSYVTEDEFTEDIWGASRNDGIVYGLPVDCNPILMYYNKALLEENDIPSPQELYENGEWNWETFEDITRQLNESGNHGYMQESGHGAMLNWIWTNGGEFATEDAIVGDTDGKTMEAFEYVDRMIDEGNFTYAGTMPEGQGIEAMFMSNQVGFVSAGRWLTPMFLDTSIDFDYIPFPSNTDEQIETANIATAYMAVNSKSDHVEEAMKFISYYTSTDGQEVRLDGEGNAVPSVVGIDEIVLNQDRPEHGQYLLDARSVGRVIGLEFTSPGLSEDLEDIYELMMLGDMDAADALEQATAKAKEAVE, encoded by the coding sequence ATGAAAAAAGTTTTTGGCGTTGGTTTTGTTTCTGCATTGGCTATTACGACATTGGCTGCTTGTGGATCTGGGTCAGACTCATCTACTGGAAGTAACGGAGATGCTGTTGAACTATCTTTTTCTGCATGGGGCAATCCCGCTGAACTGGATGTGTATAACCGGGCAGTAGATGCATTTAATGAAATGCAGGATGACATTGAAGTGACGTTAACAGGCTTACCGAACGACAATTATTTCCAAACGTTAACAACTCGTTTACAAGGCGGTCAAGCACCAGATGTGTTTTATGTAGGTGCTGAGAATATTTCTACTCTTATGTCAAATGGCACAATTGAACCATTATCAGATTTTTTAGATAGTGGAGATTCATACGTTACGGAAGATGAATTTACTGAAGACATCTGGGGCGCTTCAAGAAATGATGGCATTGTTTATGGTCTACCGGTTGATTGTAACCCTATCCTCATGTACTACAACAAAGCATTATTAGAAGAGAACGACATACCATCTCCTCAAGAATTGTATGAGAACGGTGAATGGAATTGGGAAACGTTTGAAGACATCACTCGTCAATTAAATGAATCGGGTAATCACGGATACATGCAAGAAAGTGGTCATGGCGCAATGTTGAACTGGATTTGGACAAATGGCGGTGAGTTTGCAACTGAGGACGCCATTGTTGGAGACACCGATGGAAAAACGATGGAAGCATTTGAATACGTTGATCGAATGATAGATGAAGGAAACTTTACGTATGCAGGGACGATGCCTGAAGGCCAAGGAATCGAAGCGATGTTTATGTCAAACCAAGTTGGCTTTGTTTCAGCAGGCCGTTGGTTAACGCCCATGTTCCTAGACACAAGTATTGATTTTGACTATATTCCATTTCCTTCTAATACAGATGAACAAATTGAAACAGCTAATATTGCTACTGCCTATATGGCGGTTAATTCAAAATCAGATCATGTAGAAGAAGCAATGAAATTCATTTCCTACTACACATCCACTGATGGACAGGAAGTACGTTTAGATGGTGAGGGGAATGCAGTTCCTTCAGTAGTAGGCATTGATGAAATTGTCTTAAATCAGGATCGTCCAGAACATGGTCAATATTTACTAGATGCTCGTAGTGTGGGTCGAGTCATTGGTCTTGAATTTACATCTCCAGGATTAAGTGAAGATTTGGAAGACATTTATGAATTAATGATGCTCGGAGATATGGATGCAGCAGACGCATTAGAACAAGCAACAGCAAAAGCAAAAGAAGCGGTTGAATAA
- a CDS encoding AraC family transcriptional regulator — MTDHSAFIRGTHSFTFQFLPETGLLSLWNIGWEVRSDPSYYWDGQTRNVDNNTLIFQYTISGSGKLEIDGRTITVQQHEAFIIAVPGNHRYYYPEDGKEPWEFIYIALQGPTVEDIWSRLIQETGPVVALSPDSYLIRSLFSIYAETKADRLRDPYLAAAQGYQFLLECFRTLHSHTPKGDSYYYQQAYSYIESNFHKQISLDDVAEQIGLSRYSLTRLFKKQTGATPMEFVRELRIRKACSMLIHTNRPIKDISIEVGFLDVNYFHKVFRRYTGSSASFFRKKGDFSQIYLRKTKHD, encoded by the coding sequence ATGACTGATCACTCAGCCTTTATTAGAGGTACACACTCATTTACGTTTCAGTTCTTACCTGAAACCGGTTTACTCAGTTTATGGAATATCGGGTGGGAAGTACGATCAGATCCTTCTTATTATTGGGATGGGCAAACAAGGAATGTAGATAATAACACACTTATCTTTCAATATACGATTTCAGGTTCAGGTAAGCTAGAAATTGATGGGCGAACCATTACGGTTCAACAACATGAAGCTTTTATCATTGCAGTTCCTGGTAATCACCGTTACTATTACCCTGAAGATGGGAAAGAGCCGTGGGAATTTATTTACATTGCACTTCAAGGCCCGACAGTCGAAGATATTTGGTCACGCCTCATTCAGGAAACCGGACCAGTTGTCGCACTTTCACCAGATAGCTATTTAATTCGCTCTTTATTCTCCATCTATGCAGAAACAAAAGCAGACCGACTTCGGGATCCTTATTTAGCAGCAGCTCAAGGCTATCAATTTTTACTTGAATGCTTTCGCACGCTGCATTCTCATACGCCAAAGGGAGATTCCTATTATTATCAACAAGCCTATTCCTATATTGAATCAAATTTCCACAAACAGATTTCTTTAGACGATGTGGCTGAACAAATTGGGTTGTCACGCTATAGCCTTACACGCTTGTTTAAAAAGCAAACCGGCGCAACGCCGATGGAGTTTGTTCGCGAGCTTCGCATTCGTAAAGCCTGTTCTATGTTAATCCATACGAACCGTCCGATCAAAGATATTTCCATTGAAGTAGGCTTTCTTGATGTGAATTATTTTCATAAAGTTTTTCGACGTTACACTGGATCAAGCGCTAGTTTCTTTCGAAAAAAAGGCGATTTCTCACAGATTTATTTACGTAAAACCAAACATGACTAA
- a CDS encoding metallophosphoesterase: protein MMYVYLFLFLCLYGLACYYIGFNGYRWLKRSFGFYYKKSYTIVIVLLSVAFIASFIVSSRLLELIGGYWLAIVGYGLLLIPLVNLIYFLSGRKPIVHLVSGYILSLCFLGLLIIGSFNAWSPTIRHYNVSLTNEPTEEVRFLLAADFHFGNVIGMNHFERFLQLVEQESPDAIFLAGDIIDDNIDAFIEEQIADGFSQLDAPLGVFAIPGNHDYYGGDLSLLKQELRSSGVNVLLDEHMHVDGLFTVIGRKDETDSNRKGIAELMEPANEQLPIIMLDHQPHETVEAATHNVDMILSGHTHRGQLFPGNLLTQAIYENDWGHKQIDQLHSFTTSGFGFWGPALRIGSRSEIVMITVEL from the coding sequence ATGATGTACGTTTACCTTTTTCTCTTTTTGTGCCTTTACGGCCTTGCCTGTTATTACATAGGCTTTAACGGGTATCGGTGGCTCAAAAGAAGTTTTGGTTTTTATTATAAGAAATCTTATACGATTGTCATTGTATTATTATCTGTTGCTTTTATCGCCTCATTTATTGTTTCATCAAGGCTATTGGAGCTAATTGGTGGCTACTGGCTCGCCATTGTTGGTTACGGCCTTCTCCTCATTCCTCTTGTGAACCTTATCTATTTTCTATCTGGAAGAAAGCCTATTGTTCACCTTGTTTCCGGTTATATCCTATCGCTTTGCTTTTTGGGACTTCTTATAATCGGTTCATTTAACGCTTGGTCACCAACAATTCGCCATTATAATGTATCACTAACAAACGAACCGACAGAAGAAGTCCGCTTTTTACTTGCTGCAGATTTCCATTTTGGTAACGTTATTGGTATGAACCATTTTGAACGCTTTCTTCAACTTGTTGAACAAGAATCTCCTGATGCCATCTTTCTTGCCGGAGACATTATTGACGACAACATCGACGCTTTTATTGAAGAACAAATAGCGGATGGGTTTTCACAGCTTGATGCGCCCCTTGGCGTCTTTGCGATTCCAGGAAACCACGATTATTACGGAGGCGACCTCTCTTTACTGAAACAAGAGCTCCGTTCTAGCGGCGTCAATGTCTTGTTAGATGAACACATGCATGTAGACGGACTTTTCACTGTCATTGGACGTAAAGACGAAACAGATTCTAATCGAAAGGGCATAGCGGAACTGATGGAACCTGCGAACGAACAACTTCCTATTATTATGCTTGATCACCAGCCACACGAAACGGTTGAAGCGGCTACTCACAATGTGGATATGATTTTGTCAGGACATACACATCGTGGACAACTCTTCCCTGGAAATTTACTCACTCAAGCGATCTATGAGAACGATTGGGGTCATAAACAAATTGACCAACTCCACTCTTTTACAACGTCTGGATTTGGGTTTTGGGGCCCTGCACTCAGAATCGGTAGTCGATCTGAAATTGTCATGATAACTGTAGAATTATAA
- a CDS encoding acyltransferase family protein — translation MDKRIHWIDAAKGLGIILVIMSHAPMDPELRAFLFAFHMPLFFYLSGVVFKPSRQAPLAFVKKKARGLLLPYFIFSAITYVTWFLLFRHLPFTPGDNVDPIHPFTGIFLSTPENYQLTYNPAIWFLTCLFLVELLFFFYYRLSRGKWIGLFLLTAAILGYGSTFLQFAIPWNGFVALTAVVFYGLGFLTKSFWKTHSWKIVAPLAVSFFSIMYFIQSFNERIDMRGNILGEAYLFYPAAILGIIAFLMLIQKLQHAKGLLYLGSNSIIVLLVHMPVLNLVKAMMHYGFGVNLDTANTLPWTLLFTGLTLLLTIPFIVFFNKHPWFLGKKETNKKTRMRTPQVSFREKSYPKSI, via the coding sequence ATGGACAAACGAATTCATTGGATTGATGCAGCGAAAGGGCTCGGTATTATACTCGTTATTATGAGTCATGCACCGATGGATCCTGAGCTCCGCGCCTTTCTATTTGCTTTTCATATGCCATTATTCTTCTATTTATCTGGTGTTGTATTCAAACCTAGTCGCCAAGCACCACTTGCTTTTGTCAAGAAGAAAGCGCGAGGATTACTTCTACCTTATTTTATCTTTTCGGCAATAACCTATGTGACTTGGTTCCTGCTTTTTCGTCATCTTCCATTTACACCTGGCGATAATGTTGATCCAATCCACCCTTTTACCGGGATATTTTTATCGACACCAGAGAACTATCAATTAACTTATAATCCTGCAATTTGGTTCTTAACTTGCTTATTTTTAGTTGAACTCTTATTCTTTTTCTATTATCGTTTGAGCCGAGGAAAATGGATCGGACTGTTTTTACTGACGGCCGCTATTTTAGGTTATGGTTCAACATTTTTACAATTCGCCATTCCTTGGAACGGATTTGTTGCTCTCACTGCCGTTGTTTTTTATGGTCTTGGATTTTTAACGAAATCGTTTTGGAAAACGCACTCTTGGAAAATCGTCGCTCCATTAGCAGTCAGTTTCTTTAGCATTATGTACTTCATTCAATCGTTTAATGAACGCATTGATATGCGTGGGAATATTTTAGGAGAAGCATACTTGTTTTATCCAGCAGCTATCTTAGGCATCATTGCTTTTCTCATGTTGATTCAAAAACTTCAACATGCAAAAGGTTTGCTCTATTTAGGCTCAAATTCCATTATCGTATTGCTCGTTCATATGCCCGTTTTGAATTTGGTAAAAGCAATGATGCACTATGGATTTGGGGTCAATCTTGATACGGCTAATACGCTTCCTTGGACCCTTCTGTTTACAGGTTTAACACTCTTATTAACCATTCCATTTATTGTCTTTTTCAACAAACATCCATGGTTCCTAGGTAAGAAAGAGACGAATAAGAAGACGAGAATGAGAACCCCTCAAGTCTCGTTTCGAGAAAAAAGCTATCCTAAAAGTATTTAA
- a CDS encoding tetratricopeptide repeat protein — protein sequence MSSTVAAPEVGAKIVEWYSCIISYDREQAILSKHEVNQLMNRMVPDEKVKSYYELVNFRHQLFIEPNSSEHKQFAAIAIADKATDEYMQFMYYFMYGQNEFHNGRYKSAVRSYKIAERLLEQVPDQIEKAEFYYRSAISYYRVDQYIFAVSYFEQALEIFEKKPDYEEIVLNIHIFLGGISTELLKFEEAEDLLQHAFRRSKPYPVTRALILRILGLNRVKQNRQDEAIQYFEEALLIKEHKDSVVGTKTEYNLINVKLRKEPNKKENHDILNNISHKVQSLNMTEYVIRCKVSLGLYVLNDTAMINEGLEELQQAELYFEASELAEEVVDVYSKLGKFEKALHFMRMAHRMRIHQSCIGVEQT from the coding sequence ATGTCATCAACTGTAGCTGCACCAGAAGTAGGAGCTAAAATAGTCGAGTGGTATAGTTGCATTATTTCCTATGATCGAGAGCAAGCCATTCTTTCCAAACACGAAGTCAATCAACTGATGAATCGAATGGTTCCGGATGAAAAAGTGAAGTCGTATTATGAATTAGTAAACTTTAGACACCAATTATTTATTGAGCCGAATTCAAGCGAGCATAAACAATTTGCAGCTATTGCGATAGCAGATAAAGCAACCGATGAGTACATGCAATTTATGTACTACTTTATGTACGGACAAAATGAATTCCATAACGGACGTTATAAATCAGCTGTTCGCTCCTATAAGATAGCGGAGCGACTTTTAGAACAAGTACCTGATCAAATTGAAAAAGCAGAGTTTTACTACCGATCTGCTATTAGCTATTATCGAGTAGATCAATATATCTTTGCTGTTTCCTATTTTGAGCAAGCCCTTGAAATCTTTGAAAAGAAACCTGATTATGAAGAAATTGTGCTCAATATTCACATTTTCTTAGGCGGGATTAGTACGGAGCTTCTTAAATTTGAAGAAGCAGAAGACTTACTACAACATGCCTTCAGACGTTCTAAACCGTATCCTGTGACACGTGCGCTCATCTTAAGAATTCTTGGTTTAAATCGAGTCAAACAAAACCGACAAGATGAAGCGATCCAGTATTTTGAAGAGGCACTTTTAATTAAAGAACATAAAGATTCAGTAGTCGGAACAAAAACAGAGTACAACCTCATTAATGTGAAGCTAAGAAAAGAACCGAATAAAAAAGAAAACCATGACATATTAAATAACATATCACACAAAGTTCAGTCACTTAATATGACTGAATATGTCATCCGCTGTAAAGTAAGTCTCGGTCTTTACGTGCTAAATGATACAGCGATGATCAATGAAGGACTTGAAGAATTGCAACAAGCCGAATTATACTTTGAAGCTTCTGAACTAGCGGAAGAAGTAGTGGACGTGTATTCAAAACTCGGAAAGTTTGAGAAAGCTTTGCATTTCATGAGGATGGCACATCGAATGCGCATCCATCAATCTTGTATAGGAGTTGAACAAACATGA